A portion of the Nomia melanderi isolate GNS246 chromosome 2, iyNomMela1, whole genome shotgun sequence genome contains these proteins:
- the Keap1 gene encoding kelch like ECH associated protein 1 isoform X1, translating to MDEVKRACYNRKEARSNFRYQNSGCNLSFMASDEKDLEGMENHEDLGDMTFNMSNYIKDAMKMMFIMRSHHMLTDVVLEVGAELFYAHKVILAAASPYFKAMFTGGLKESEMNRVKLQGVCPTAMARLLYFMYTGQIRVTEITVCSLLSAATMFQVSNVIEACCVFLERQLDPTNAIGIANFAEQHSCQSLYQKANQFIVQHFSQICQEEEFLQLSAIQLVALVRKDELNVQEEREVYNAVLKWVKYNEEARGAKMEHILHAVRCQYLTPNFLRDQMKNCDVLKKVPACREYLAQIFKDLTLHKKPIVKERTPNTRRVIYIAGGFLKHSLDVLEGYNADDKTWTQHAKLVIPRSGLGGAFLKGMFYAVGGRNNSPESRYDSDWVDRYNPVTDQWRACSPMSVPRNRVGVAVMDGLLYAVGGSAGAEYHSSVECYDPDLDTWNNVKPMHIKRLGVGVAMVNRLLYAIGGFDGTNRLNSVECYHPENDEWTMVSPMKCSRSGAGVASLGQYIYVVGGYDGTRQLNSVERYDTEKDVWEFVSNVTIARSALSVTVLDGKLYAMGGYDGELFLSIVEIYDPAKDVWEQGEPMTSGRSGHASAVSYHQCPIHCDTCTFYISNDTKEIVSQEEDKEDPSKKNKNIRLKL from the exons ATGGATGAAGTTAAGAGAGCTTGTTATAATAGGAAGGAAGCTAGAAGTAACTTTCGATACCAAAATTCTGGATGCAATTTATCATTCATGGCATCGGATGAAAAAGATTTGGAAGGCATGGAGAATCATGAGGACCTCGGCGATATGACATTTAATATGTCCAATTACATCAAGGATGCTATGAAGATGATGTTCATTATGCGTAGCCATCATATGCTTACCGATGTGGTACTGGAAGTGGGTGCAGAATTATTTTACGCACATAAAGTTATTTTAGCTGCAGCAAGTCCATATTTCAAG GCAATGTTTACAGGAGGCTTAAAAGAGTCTGAAATGAATAGGGTGAAGCTTCAAGGTGTCTGCCCAACTGCTATGGCACgtctattatattttatgtatactgGTCAAATAAGGGTTACCGAAATTACAGTGTGTTCACTTTTGTCAGCAGCCACTATGTTCCAG GTTAGTAATGTTATAGAGGCCTGTTGTGTTTTTCTGGAAAGACAGTTAGATCCCACAAATGCAATTGGAATTGCAAATTTTGCAGAACAGCATAGTTGTCAGAGTTTATATCAAAAAGCGAATCAATTTATTGTTCAACATTTTAGTCAAATATGTCAGGAAGAGGAGTTTCTGCAATTATCTGCAATACAGTTGGTTGCCCTGGTGAGAAAGGATGAGCTGAATGTACAAGAAGAGAGAGAAGTGTACAATGCTGTGTTGAAGTGGGTAAAGTATAACGAAGAAGCAAGAGGAGCTAAGATGGAACATATACTGCATGCAGTAAGGTGTCAGTACCTCACTCCAAACTTTCTGCGGGATCAAATGAAAAACTGTGATGTATTAAAAAAAGTACCTGCATGTCGGGAATACCTCGCACAAATATTTAAGGACTTGACCCTACACAAGAAACCAATAGTGAAAGAAAGAACTCCTAATACACGGAGAGTAATATATATCGCTGGCGGTTTCTTAAAGCATTCATTGGATGTTTTGGAAGGGTACAATGCAGATGACAAAACTTGGACCCAACATGCGAAGCTAGTTATTCCTAGATCTGGTTTAGGTGGAGCATTTTTGAAAGGCATGTTTTATGCTGTTGGTGGCAGGAACAACTCGCCAGAGAGTAG GTACGACAGTGATTGGGTGGACAGATACAATCCAGTTACAGATCAGTGGAGAGCTTGTAGCCCAATGTCTGTACCAAGAAACCGTGTAGGAGTAGCTGTGATGGATGGTTTGTTATATGCTGTAGGAGGTAGTGCAGGTGCAGAATATCACAGTAGTGTAGAGTGTTATGATCCAGACTTGGATACAtggaacaatgtaaaaccaATGCACATAAAAAGATTGGGAGTTGGAGTAGCAATGGTTAATAG ATTACTCTATGCGATCGGTGGTTTTGATGGAACAAATCGACTTAACTCTGTGGAATGTTATCATCCTGAAAACGATGAATGGACGATGGTTTCACCGATGAAATGTAGCCGTTCAGGAGCTGGAGTAGCTAGTCTCGGTCAGTATATATACGTTGTAGGAGGATACGATGGAACTAGGCAATTAAATTCTGTTGAGAGATACGACACAGAGAAAGATGTATGGGAATTTGTTAGTAACGTTACTATCGCTCGTAGTGCGCTTAGCGTTACCGTACTAGATGGAAAATTATATGCAATGG GTGGATACGATGGAGAACTGTTTCTAAGTATTGTCGAAATATATGATCCTGCAAAAGATGTATGGGAGCAAGGAGAACCTATGACTTCAGGAAGATCAGGTCATGCTAGTGCAGTGTCTTATCACCAATGTCCTATACACTGTGATACATGTACTTTTTATATATCCAACGACACAAAAGAAATTGTTAGCcaagaagaagacaaagaagacccaagtaaaaagaataaaaatattagattaaaaTTGTGA
- the Keap1 gene encoding kelch like ECH associated protein 1 isoform X2, which produces MASDEKDLEGMENHEDLGDMTFNMSNYIKDAMKMMFIMRSHHMLTDVVLEVGAELFYAHKVILAAASPYFKAMFTGGLKESEMNRVKLQGVCPTAMARLLYFMYTGQIRVTEITVCSLLSAATMFQVSNVIEACCVFLERQLDPTNAIGIANFAEQHSCQSLYQKANQFIVQHFSQICQEEEFLQLSAIQLVALVRKDELNVQEEREVYNAVLKWVKYNEEARGAKMEHILHAVRCQYLTPNFLRDQMKNCDVLKKVPACREYLAQIFKDLTLHKKPIVKERTPNTRRVIYIAGGFLKHSLDVLEGYNADDKTWTQHAKLVIPRSGLGGAFLKGMFYAVGGRNNSPESRYDSDWVDRYNPVTDQWRACSPMSVPRNRVGVAVMDGLLYAVGGSAGAEYHSSVECYDPDLDTWNNVKPMHIKRLGVGVAMVNRLLYAIGGFDGTNRLNSVECYHPENDEWTMVSPMKCSRSGAGVASLGQYIYVVGGYDGTRQLNSVERYDTEKDVWEFVSNVTIARSALSVTVLDGKLYAMGGYDGELFLSIVEIYDPAKDVWEQGEPMTSGRSGHASAVSYHQCPIHCDTCTFYISNDTKEIVSQEEDKEDPSKKNKNIRLKL; this is translated from the exons ATGGCATCGGATGAAAAAGATTTGGAAGGCATGGAGAATCATGAGGACCTCGGCGATATGACATTTAATATGTCCAATTACATCAAGGATGCTATGAAGATGATGTTCATTATGCGTAGCCATCATATGCTTACCGATGTGGTACTGGAAGTGGGTGCAGAATTATTTTACGCACATAAAGTTATTTTAGCTGCAGCAAGTCCATATTTCAAG GCAATGTTTACAGGAGGCTTAAAAGAGTCTGAAATGAATAGGGTGAAGCTTCAAGGTGTCTGCCCAACTGCTATGGCACgtctattatattttatgtatactgGTCAAATAAGGGTTACCGAAATTACAGTGTGTTCACTTTTGTCAGCAGCCACTATGTTCCAG GTTAGTAATGTTATAGAGGCCTGTTGTGTTTTTCTGGAAAGACAGTTAGATCCCACAAATGCAATTGGAATTGCAAATTTTGCAGAACAGCATAGTTGTCAGAGTTTATATCAAAAAGCGAATCAATTTATTGTTCAACATTTTAGTCAAATATGTCAGGAAGAGGAGTTTCTGCAATTATCTGCAATACAGTTGGTTGCCCTGGTGAGAAAGGATGAGCTGAATGTACAAGAAGAGAGAGAAGTGTACAATGCTGTGTTGAAGTGGGTAAAGTATAACGAAGAAGCAAGAGGAGCTAAGATGGAACATATACTGCATGCAGTAAGGTGTCAGTACCTCACTCCAAACTTTCTGCGGGATCAAATGAAAAACTGTGATGTATTAAAAAAAGTACCTGCATGTCGGGAATACCTCGCACAAATATTTAAGGACTTGACCCTACACAAGAAACCAATAGTGAAAGAAAGAACTCCTAATACACGGAGAGTAATATATATCGCTGGCGGTTTCTTAAAGCATTCATTGGATGTTTTGGAAGGGTACAATGCAGATGACAAAACTTGGACCCAACATGCGAAGCTAGTTATTCCTAGATCTGGTTTAGGTGGAGCATTTTTGAAAGGCATGTTTTATGCTGTTGGTGGCAGGAACAACTCGCCAGAGAGTAG GTACGACAGTGATTGGGTGGACAGATACAATCCAGTTACAGATCAGTGGAGAGCTTGTAGCCCAATGTCTGTACCAAGAAACCGTGTAGGAGTAGCTGTGATGGATGGTTTGTTATATGCTGTAGGAGGTAGTGCAGGTGCAGAATATCACAGTAGTGTAGAGTGTTATGATCCAGACTTGGATACAtggaacaatgtaaaaccaATGCACATAAAAAGATTGGGAGTTGGAGTAGCAATGGTTAATAG ATTACTCTATGCGATCGGTGGTTTTGATGGAACAAATCGACTTAACTCTGTGGAATGTTATCATCCTGAAAACGATGAATGGACGATGGTTTCACCGATGAAATGTAGCCGTTCAGGAGCTGGAGTAGCTAGTCTCGGTCAGTATATATACGTTGTAGGAGGATACGATGGAACTAGGCAATTAAATTCTGTTGAGAGATACGACACAGAGAAAGATGTATGGGAATTTGTTAGTAACGTTACTATCGCTCGTAGTGCGCTTAGCGTTACCGTACTAGATGGAAAATTATATGCAATGG GTGGATACGATGGAGAACTGTTTCTAAGTATTGTCGAAATATATGATCCTGCAAAAGATGTATGGGAGCAAGGAGAACCTATGACTTCAGGAAGATCAGGTCATGCTAGTGCAGTGTCTTATCACCAATGTCCTATACACTGTGATACATGTACTTTTTATATATCCAACGACACAAAAGAAATTGTTAGCcaagaagaagacaaagaagacccaagtaaaaagaataaaaatattagattaaaaTTGTGA
- the shams gene encoding glucoside xylosyltransferase 1 shams, whose amino-acid sequence MKSVYKLFFLCLIFVALIILLNLTNFSNKIYDGQTKEAAVVSTTAKKAASSLATVEVTICVVVCGDRLDEALTMLKSALVFTSRHLQFIVLAENKLIPAFNEKLAEWKQLLNKTFNYTVKPITFPKGSDAAMWKKLFKPCAAQRLFLPLVLNDTDAVLYVDTDTLFLAPPEKIWDEFKKMNSSQLAALSPEHEDPNTGWYNRFAKHPYYGKLGVNSGVMLMNLTRMREFRWIDYVIPIHKEYKLKITWGDQDIINIIFHYHPEKLYVYSCRYNYRPDHCMYMPVCTKAEKEGALVLHGSRGTFHSQKQPPFKAIYKAMQEYQLNTDPYDYLLMPMQNYLALEHRSNCGKVWKVFIIQPELHLRQQ is encoded by the exons ATGAAATCCGTGTACAAATTGTTTTTCCTGTGCCTTATCTTCGTTGCCCTGATAATACTGCTCAATTTGActaatttttcgaataaaatctaCGATGGACAGACCAAAGAGGCTGCCGTTGTTTCAACCACTGCCAAAAAAGCAGCATCATCTCTTGCAACAGTGGAAGTGACAATATGTGTTGTAGTTTGTGGAGACAGATTGGATGAAGCGCTGACAATGCTAAAATCAGCTCTGGTTTTCACAAGCAGACATCTGCAGTTCATTGTTTTAGCTGAGAACAAACTAATCCCTGCATTCAATGAGAAACTAGCTGAATGGAAACAATTATTGAACAAAACTTTCAATTATACGGTGAAACCGATTACTTTTCCCAAAGGAAGCGATGCAGCTATGTGGAAGAAACTATTCAAACCTTGCGCAGCTCAAAGATTGTTTCTACCG TTAGTTTTAAATGACACGGATGCTGTTCTCTATGTCGACACAGATACGTTATTTTTGGCTCCACCAGAAAAGATCTGGGACGAATTTAAAAAGATGAATTCGAGTCAGTTGGCAGCTTTGAGCCCGGAGCATGAAGATCCTAACACAGGATGGTACAACAGATTCGCGAAACATCCGTATTATGGAAAATTAGGTGTAAACTCGGGAGTGATGTTAATGAATTTGACAAGGATGCGAGAGTTTAGATGGATAGATTATGTAATACCTATCCATAAGGAATACAAACTGAAGATAACATGGGGAGATcaagatataattaatattatatttcattaccaTCCAGAGAAACTTTACGTGTACTCTTGCAGATACAATTACAGGCCAGATCACTGCATGTACATGCCTGTTTGTACCAAGGCAGAAAAGGAAGGAGCTCTGGTATTACACGGATCTAGAGGAACATTTCATTCGCAAAAGCAACCACCGTTTAAAGCTATTTATAAAGCTATGCAAGAGTACCAACTGAACACAGACCCGTACGATTATTTATTGATGCCAATGCAAAACTACTTAGCTTTGGAACACAGGTCAAACTGTGGCAAAGTATggaaagtatttattatacaacCGGAACTACATTTAAGACAACAGTAA
- the LOC116432990 gene encoding uncharacterized protein LOC116432990 has product MDSSRTTVILVLLFVTIVNGGYYQSRILTSGDVGTCEAYTCGVNARCTLSEGRPVCSCMNLHMGDPLSRCVRVECQINEDCSGSKVCTNNRCVNPCDSLCGVDAVCETRDHVPTCYCPPGMTGDPFTACRVADPQAACKPNPCGLNTKCEVINEVTVCSCLPGYIGSPLTGCRHECESNSECPSHLACSSSFRCESPCKCGTSAECKVVNHQAVCSCPKNWLGNPLLSCRPECTSHSECPGNKPACLYQKCMNPCDGVCGVNADCNLRDITPVCSCPKHMTGNPFVSCRLFEARDLCEPNPCGANAICTPGHDNTGKERPVCTCPTGYIGNALVSCQRGECFTDSECPDSKACIDFTCRNPCTGKECGPTASCTPRRHIAVCTCPSGTRGDALYTCNPIESRSFYNYGRQFRYRHY; this is encoded by the exons ATGGATTCTTCGCGGACCACCGTAATACTCGTTCTCCTATTCGTTACGATAGTCAATGGTGGATATTACCAGTCAAGAATATTAACATCTGGAGACGTTG GTACTTGCGAGGCGTACACCTGCGGAGTGAACGCGAGATGCACTCTCAGCGAGGGCAGGCCAGTTTGCTCCTGCATGAACCTGCACATGGGAGATCCCTTGTCGCGTTGCGTAAGAGTGGAATGCCAGA TCAACGAGGATTGCAGCGGCAGCAAGGTTTGCACGAATAACAGATGCGTGAACCCTTGCGACAGCCTCTGCGGCGTAGACGCTGTCTGCGAGACGAGGGACCATGTGCCGACGTGTTACTGTCCGCCTGGAATGACTGGAGATCCCTTCACGGCTTGCCGCGTGGCTGACCCCC AGGCTGCGTGCAAGCCGAATCCATGCGGACTGAACACCAAGTGCGAGGTGATAAACGAAGTGACGGTCTGCAGCTGCTTGCCGGGGTACATAGGATCTCCGTTGACCGGTTGCCGTCACGAGTGCGAGAGCAACAGCGAATGCCCGAGCCACCTTGCCTGCTCGTCTTCCTTCAGGTGTGAGAGCCCGTGCAAATGTGGCACGAGTGCCGAATGCAAGGTGGTCAATCATCAAGCTGTGTGCAGCTGTCCGAAG AATTGGCTGGGTAACCCTCTGCTGTCTTGTCGGCCGGAATGCACGTCGCACTCGGAGTGTCCAGGTAACAAACCAGCCTGTCTTTATCAGAAATGCATGAATCCTTGCGACGGGGTATGCGGTGTGAACGCTGATTGCAATTTGAGGGATATCACACCGGTCTGTAGCTGCCCGAAACACATGACCGGCAACCCCTTCGTTAGCTGCAGACTGTTCGAAGCGA GGGATTTGTGCGAACCAAATCCTTGCGGAGCGAACGCGATTTGCACGCCAGGACACGATAATACAGGGAAAGAAAGGCCCGTGTGCACGTGTCCTACTGGTTACATCGGTAACGCGTTGGTTAGTTGTCAGAGGGGAGAATGCTTCACGGACAGCGAATGCCCCGACAGCAAGGCGTGCATTGACTTCACGTGCCGAAACCCTTGCACCGGTAAAGAGTGCGGACCAACCGCGTCTTGCACGCCGAGACGCCACATAGCTGTGTGTACGTGTCCAAGCGGTACACGAGGAGATGCGTTGTACACCTGCAACCCTATTGAAAGTAGATCTTTCTATAACTACGGTCGACAGTTCAGATATCGCCACTATTAG
- the LOC116433003 gene encoding polyadenylate-binding protein-interacting protein 1 isoform X2 — protein sequence MDPLGADSYSDGDTERRGAGRGRGRGPWTSPSNEVSVLRRPHAISGVQTAASTDTKDTEQSKSDKPDQFTNNIIQNSTLSVHAAEFFPKSYSRKQPLKRSVQDRIQIAREIPLQAYQMQQVQNPVSNYDTSQHYQQIDQVQQCDNFLQQQQAKQPSNIQNSRLFDEDLGYMHMYEMLHTDQENHFFALVNMKEKLMSVIHSLILNPGRFTSIVPPLINDISFYLKTPCDLQEIIKVIIQQSITEGNFRYSGARLCASLDSAISPTQQKLFRETLYTLCKSEMENHTSNWKEKDDHTEEEQKKCHGLILFLAELVIQMEHTTTFGLGDLLIQLIINILKKPAPNSVKNICQALKLAGHTLEKGKGGSRKEMENMMRALTELVTTGRVDTHIGRMVHSVHQLRNGNWGHTPTVDSSVESTENTDQNEVLDEPVFYGPDGKVLTAEENKFLADVADCTTNFENYVISDDDFEDHVTWTSAEDDEIDAAYEEFLKHIPNKIKNQNKE from the exons ATGGATCCTCTCGGAGCAGACAGTTACAGCGACGGAGATACGGAGCGACGGGGAGCAGGACGCGGTCGAGGTCGCGGGCCGTGGACTTCCCCCTCGAACGAGGTTTCTGTATTACGGAGACCCCATGCTATATCCGGAGTACAAACCGCAG CCTCCACAGATACTAAAGATACAGAGCAAAGCAAGTCGGATAAACCCGATCagtttactaataatattatacagaattCAACGCTGTCCGTGCACGCGGCTGAGTTCTTTCCAAAGTCGTATTCCAGGAAGCAACCGTTG AAACGTTCGGTTCAAGACAGAATACAAATAGCTCGTGAAATACCGCTTCAGGCATATCAGATGCAACAAGTACAAAATCCTGTGTCCAACTACGATACTTCTCAGCATTACCAGCAGATAGATCAAGTGCAGCAGTGCGATAACTTTTTGCAACAACAGCAAGCGAAGCAGCCCTCGAATATTCAGAATTCCAGATTGTTTGATGAAGATTTGGGTTACATGCATATGTACGAG ATGTTGCACACAGATCAAGAAAATCATTTCTTTGCACTGGTGAACATGAAGGAAAAGCTGATGAGCGTTATACACTCCTTAATATTAAATCCAGGTCGATTCACATCGATTGTACCGCCGCTCATAAACGacattagtttttatttaaaaacccCTTGTGATCttcaagaaattataaaagtgATCATTCAGCAG TCCATAACCGAAGGTAACTTCCGGTACAGTGGTGCCCGACTATGCGCGTCTTTGGACTCCGCAATATCGCCCACCCAGCAGAAGTTGTTCAGAGAAACTTTATATACTTT GTGTAAAAGCGAAATGGAGAATCACACTTCCAATTGGAAGGAGAAAGATGATCACACGGAGGAGGAACAGAAGAAATGCCATGGACTGATATTATTCCTAGCCGAACTGGTTATTCAAATGGAGCACACGACTACCTTTGGTTTGGGAGATTTATTAATTCAGCTTATCATCAATATCTTAAAGAAGCCGGCGCCGAATTCTGTGAAGAATATCTGCCAAGCCCTTAAA TTGGCAGGACACACTTTAGAAAAAGGCAAAGGAGGGAGTCGGAAAGAGATGGAAAACATGATGCGTGCGCTGACAGAGCTCGTGACAACTGGTAGGGTTGACACGCACATAGGACGAATGGTGCACAGTGTTCACCAACTGAGAAATGGTAATTGGGGACACACTCCGACTGTGGATTCTTCGGTGGAATCCACGGAGAACACCGATCAGAATGAAGTTCTCGATGAACCCGTGTTTTATGGTCCTGACGGTAAAGTGTTAACCgcggaagaaaataaatttttggcgGACGTCGCCGACTGCACGACAAATTTTGAGAATTATGT aaTATCAGACGATGATTTCGAGGACCACGTGACATGGACATCGGCGGAAGATGACGAGATAGACGCGGCGTACGAGGAATTCTTGAAGCATATTCCCAATAAAATCAAGAATCAAAACAAGGAATAA
- the LOC116433003 gene encoding polyadenylate-binding protein-interacting protein 1 isoform X1, whose amino-acid sequence MNGRRRLSSDVPGVNDLSRSNLHSRLTSSRPRVDRQISVAERMDPLGADSYSDGDTERRGAGRGRGRGPWTSPSNEVSVLRRPHAISGVQTAASTDTKDTEQSKSDKPDQFTNNIIQNSTLSVHAAEFFPKSYSRKQPLKRSVQDRIQIAREIPLQAYQMQQVQNPVSNYDTSQHYQQIDQVQQCDNFLQQQQAKQPSNIQNSRLFDEDLGYMHMYEMLHTDQENHFFALVNMKEKLMSVIHSLILNPGRFTSIVPPLINDISFYLKTPCDLQEIIKVIIQQSITEGNFRYSGARLCASLDSAISPTQQKLFRETLYTLCKSEMENHTSNWKEKDDHTEEEQKKCHGLILFLAELVIQMEHTTTFGLGDLLIQLIINILKKPAPNSVKNICQALKLAGHTLEKGKGGSRKEMENMMRALTELVTTGRVDTHIGRMVHSVHQLRNGNWGHTPTVDSSVESTENTDQNEVLDEPVFYGPDGKVLTAEENKFLADVADCTTNFENYVISDDDFEDHVTWTSAEDDEIDAAYEEFLKHIPNKIKNQNKE is encoded by the exons ATGAATGGGAGAAGGAGACTTAGTTCGGATGTGCCTGGTGTAAACGATTTATCCCGGAGCAATTTGCATTCACG CCTAACCTCCAGTCGCCCTAGGGTCGATAGACAGATTTCTGTCGCGGAGAGGATGGATCCTCTCGGAGCAGACAGTTACAGCGACGGAGATACGGAGCGACGGGGAGCAGGACGCGGTCGAGGTCGCGGGCCGTGGACTTCCCCCTCGAACGAGGTTTCTGTATTACGGAGACCCCATGCTATATCCGGAGTACAAACCGCAG CCTCCACAGATACTAAAGATACAGAGCAAAGCAAGTCGGATAAACCCGATCagtttactaataatattatacagaattCAACGCTGTCCGTGCACGCGGCTGAGTTCTTTCCAAAGTCGTATTCCAGGAAGCAACCGTTG AAACGTTCGGTTCAAGACAGAATACAAATAGCTCGTGAAATACCGCTTCAGGCATATCAGATGCAACAAGTACAAAATCCTGTGTCCAACTACGATACTTCTCAGCATTACCAGCAGATAGATCAAGTGCAGCAGTGCGATAACTTTTTGCAACAACAGCAAGCGAAGCAGCCCTCGAATATTCAGAATTCCAGATTGTTTGATGAAGATTTGGGTTACATGCATATGTACGAG ATGTTGCACACAGATCAAGAAAATCATTTCTTTGCACTGGTGAACATGAAGGAAAAGCTGATGAGCGTTATACACTCCTTAATATTAAATCCAGGTCGATTCACATCGATTGTACCGCCGCTCATAAACGacattagtttttatttaaaaacccCTTGTGATCttcaagaaattataaaagtgATCATTCAGCAG TCCATAACCGAAGGTAACTTCCGGTACAGTGGTGCCCGACTATGCGCGTCTTTGGACTCCGCAATATCGCCCACCCAGCAGAAGTTGTTCAGAGAAACTTTATATACTTT GTGTAAAAGCGAAATGGAGAATCACACTTCCAATTGGAAGGAGAAAGATGATCACACGGAGGAGGAACAGAAGAAATGCCATGGACTGATATTATTCCTAGCCGAACTGGTTATTCAAATGGAGCACACGACTACCTTTGGTTTGGGAGATTTATTAATTCAGCTTATCATCAATATCTTAAAGAAGCCGGCGCCGAATTCTGTGAAGAATATCTGCCAAGCCCTTAAA TTGGCAGGACACACTTTAGAAAAAGGCAAAGGAGGGAGTCGGAAAGAGATGGAAAACATGATGCGTGCGCTGACAGAGCTCGTGACAACTGGTAGGGTTGACACGCACATAGGACGAATGGTGCACAGTGTTCACCAACTGAGAAATGGTAATTGGGGACACACTCCGACTGTGGATTCTTCGGTGGAATCCACGGAGAACACCGATCAGAATGAAGTTCTCGATGAACCCGTGTTTTATGGTCCTGACGGTAAAGTGTTAACCgcggaagaaaataaatttttggcgGACGTCGCCGACTGCACGACAAATTTTGAGAATTATGT aaTATCAGACGATGATTTCGAGGACCACGTGACATGGACATCGGCGGAAGATGACGAGATAGACGCGGCGTACGAGGAATTCTTGAAGCATATTCCCAATAAAATCAAGAATCAAAACAAGGAATAA